One segment of Nostoc flagelliforme CCNUN1 DNA contains the following:
- a CDS encoding chemotaxis protein CheW, with protein MAEQQICTFFLKGIYFGIDVQHVQEVIRPQATTPVPLAPPDIYGLINLRGQIITVIDLQRRLEMSEPQTQSTTKLVDEPDSRYVEKPTRNLTPQPPSLVGKGENSKPLSLQERGMEVRFPDPVKSQVDAAQGFNIIVCSDHEVVSLKVDYMGDVLEFAQNTFQPPPATLKGRMRQMLAGAYPLPEGFLLVLDAEKILDVNLTNQIIE; from the coding sequence ATGGCTGAACAACAAATTTGCACATTTTTCCTCAAAGGAATTTACTTTGGTATTGACGTGCAACACGTTCAAGAAGTGATTCGTCCACAAGCAACGACTCCTGTACCTTTAGCACCACCAGATATCTATGGGTTGATTAATTTACGTGGACAAATTATTACTGTCATCGATTTGCAGCGTCGATTAGAGATGAGCGAACCGCAGACACAATCAACTACAAAACTTGTAGATGAGCCTGATTCACGCTATGTGGAAAAACCAACGCGAAACCTAACCCCCCAACCCCCTTCCCTGGTAGGGAAGGGGGAGAATTCAAAGCCTCTCTCCTTGCAAGAGAGAGGAATGGAAGTGAGGTTTCCAGATCCCGTGAAAAGTCAGGTAGATGCAGCCCAAGGATTTAATATCATTGTGTGTTCTGATCATGAAGTAGTCAGTCTAAAGGTCGATTATATGGGAGATGTTTTAGAGTTCGCACAAAACACCTTTCAACCCCCACCCGCAACGTTAAAAGGTAGAATGCGTCAGATGCTAGCAGGAGCTTACCCGCTCCCAGAGGGATTTCTGTTAGTTCTAGACGCCGAGAAAATTCTAGATGTTAATTTAACAAATCAGATTATCGAATAA
- a CDS encoding chemotaxis protein CheW, with amino-acid sequence MELNEIDDDIEAFLVESYENLNQIEGDIIELEKASGNGEALVRIYRSLHTLKGNCGFLPFPNLESLAHAGENLLSCLRDRQLAITPEIISILLQTVDSIRQILSQIQATKQDSDRDYSALIGALTRLSETKQTPKPSQSPVNTQTPQKDTAASESVGSLNNELTEISTTTSESAYVRVNVDLLDQMMNLVGELVLARNQVIGFSTKFKDNSFAATCQHLSLLTAELQEGVMKTRLQPISSIWQKFPRVTRDLAIASGKEVEVEMEGAETELDKSIIETIKDPLTHLVRNCIDHGIELSDERVACGKPSVGRLFLRAFHESGKVNIEIGDDGRGLNLERLKGRAQQLGLVNAVQAATMSESEAMNLIFLSGFSTAEQVTYLSGRGVGMDIVKSNIEKINGTVEIHSQEGQGTTFKIKIPLTLAIIPALIVSSGGDRYAIPQASLQELVRLEALNSIEILYDVPVYRLRGNLVPLVYLNQVLQQDSISNLETLSLVIVQVDNYRFGLVVDTIEDIQDIVVKPLGRQLKTLSLFAGATVLGDGTVALIIDVVGLANRTGITAKKQLLSENAVNNQEEAGDRQTILLFKGPQGARMGIPLAIAFRLEEILASAVEKVGNQDVFQSYGQILPLIDLHKIFGDRDRFSDEALATVAETLQIIIVSPYSELTVGLVVDRILDIVEEQLTIKGIPNRPGVLFCAVIQGQITEILDIETVIRIANPHLLQLATHG; translated from the coding sequence ATGGAGTTAAATGAAATTGACGATGATATAGAAGCATTTCTCGTTGAAAGCTATGAGAACTTGAATCAAATTGAAGGCGATATTATTGAGCTAGAGAAAGCATCTGGTAATGGAGAAGCATTAGTTCGGATTTATCGCTCACTTCACACGCTTAAAGGAAATTGCGGCTTTTTACCGTTTCCTAATTTGGAATCACTTGCTCATGCTGGGGAGAATTTGCTCTCGTGTCTACGCGATCGCCAGCTAGCAATCACCCCTGAGATTATTAGTATTTTACTACAAACAGTTGACAGCATTCGGCAAATCCTGTCTCAAATTCAAGCTACAAAGCAGGATAGCGATCGCGATTATTCAGCACTAATCGGGGCATTAACCCGATTGTCAGAAACTAAACAGACTCCAAAACCCTCTCAATCGCCTGTTAATACACAAACGCCACAAAAAGATACAGCAGCTAGTGAATCTGTTGGATCTCTCAACAACGAACTCACAGAAATATCAACGACAACATCAGAATCTGCTTATGTCCGAGTCAATGTTGATCTGCTAGATCAGATGATGAACCTAGTGGGTGAACTCGTTTTAGCTCGTAACCAGGTAATCGGATTTAGTACAAAATTTAAGGATAATAGTTTTGCTGCTACCTGCCAGCACCTGAGCCTACTTACAGCCGAGTTGCAGGAAGGGGTGATGAAAACTCGACTGCAACCAATTAGTTCCATTTGGCAAAAGTTCCCTCGCGTCACCCGTGATTTAGCGATCGCTTCCGGTAAAGAAGTTGAGGTGGAAATGGAGGGGGCAGAGACTGAACTAGACAAAAGTATTATTGAAACAATTAAAGACCCTTTGACGCACTTAGTACGCAACTGCATCGATCATGGGATTGAATTATCAGACGAGCGGGTTGCTTGTGGAAAGCCAAGCGTAGGACGGCTATTTCTCAGAGCCTTTCACGAAAGCGGCAAAGTCAATATTGAAATTGGCGATGATGGTCGCGGTCTGAATTTAGAACGGCTGAAAGGGCGAGCGCAGCAACTTGGTTTAGTGAACGCTGTGCAGGCTGCAACCATGAGCGAGTCAGAAGCGATGAACTTAATTTTTCTATCCGGCTTCTCGACTGCGGAACAGGTGACTTACCTTTCCGGGCGAGGGGTTGGGATGGATATTGTCAAGAGCAATATTGAGAAGATTAACGGAACGGTTGAAATTCACAGCCAAGAGGGACAAGGAACGACCTTCAAAATCAAGATTCCGCTAACATTGGCAATTATTCCAGCATTGATTGTCAGCAGTGGGGGCGATCGCTATGCTATTCCCCAAGCAAGTTTACAAGAGCTAGTACGCCTAGAAGCACTCAATAGTATTGAGATATTATACGATGTGCCTGTGTATCGCTTGCGGGGTAATCTTGTGCCATTGGTTTACCTCAATCAAGTATTGCAACAGGATAGTATCAGCAACTTAGAAACACTCAGTCTGGTAATTGTGCAAGTTGATAATTATCGCTTTGGACTGGTCGTAGATACAATTGAAGACATTCAAGATATTGTAGTTAAACCTTTGGGAAGACAGTTAAAGACGCTATCCCTATTTGCAGGAGCCACCGTTTTAGGGGATGGCACAGTGGCATTAATTATTGATGTTGTCGGTCTGGCAAACCGAACTGGTATAACCGCCAAAAAGCAGTTGTTAAGCGAAAATGCTGTAAATAACCAAGAGGAAGCAGGCGATCGCCAAACAATTTTACTCTTTAAAGGGCCCCAAGGCGCACGCATGGGCATTCCACTGGCGATCGCATTTCGGCTCGAAGAGATTCTTGCTTCTGCTGTCGAAAAAGTCGGTAATCAGGATGTTTTCCAGTCTTATGGTCAAATTCTGCCACTGATTGATCTTCACAAAATATTTGGCGATCGCGATCGCTTTAGTGATGAGGCTTTGGCGACAGTTGCAGAAACGCTCCAGATAATTATTGTCTCTCCATACTCAGAACTCACTGTTGGGCTAGTGGTCGATCGCATTCTTGATATTGTGGAAGAACAACTAACCATTAAAGGTATTCCTAATAGACCTGGTGTGCTTTTCTGTGCTGTAATTCAAGGACAAATCACAGAAATTCTTGACATTGAGACTGTAATTCGGATTGCTAACCCTCATTTGCTGCAACTAGCGACTCATGGCTGA
- a CDS encoding response regulator produces MAMVLIIDDAAFSRRMIRKFLQVDGYEIIEASNGREGLKMVCNHKPNCVLADLLMPDMNGFEFLKAMQDKELKIPTIIISADIQDGARNQSYSLGAVNFINKPPKESELRKAVQEVLNTKE; encoded by the coding sequence ATGGCAATGGTTTTGATTATCGATGATGCAGCTTTTTCTCGCAGAATGATCCGTAAGTTTCTGCAAGTCGATGGCTATGAAATTATCGAAGCAAGTAATGGGCGTGAGGGATTAAAAATGGTTTGTAACCATAAACCAAATTGTGTATTAGCGGATCTTCTCATGCCAGATATGAATGGGTTTGAATTTCTCAAAGCTATGCAAGATAAAGAATTAAAAATCCCAACCATTATCATTTCTGCGGATATCCAAGATGGGGCACGCAATCAAAGTTATAGCTTGGGCGCAGTCAACTTTATTAATAAACCACCAAAAGAAAGTGAGTTGCGAAAGGCAGTCCAGGAAGTTCTTAATACTAAGGAATAA
- a CDS encoding chemotaxis protein CheX, which yields MNVTAEELDALQELINIGVGRAASLLNEMVDSHIRLKIPVVKVLTAADAYKELTTRFHDQTLASVKLRFTGSFHGTASLIFPTDSASTLVAVLTGEDPSADLDAVKIGTLSEIGNIVINGVMGSLSNVLKRHVNYTLPVYLEDTLENLLLSAYESDSKILLAQASFTIERLEIIGDIILIFLVGTFDALIAAMNDEMGIIK from the coding sequence ATGAATGTGACAGCAGAAGAACTGGATGCCCTACAAGAGTTAATTAATATTGGAGTCGGTCGAGCAGCAAGTCTACTTAATGAAATGGTAGACTCTCACATTCGTCTGAAAATTCCGGTTGTTAAAGTGTTAACTGCTGCCGATGCCTATAAAGAATTAACAACACGATTTCACGATCAGACTTTGGCATCTGTAAAACTACGCTTTACAGGATCTTTCCATGGCACTGCTAGCTTAATTTTTCCAACTGACAGCGCATCAACATTGGTTGCAGTGCTTACAGGTGAAGATCCATCGGCTGACTTAGATGCGGTAAAAATTGGCACCCTGAGCGAAATTGGTAACATTGTCATAAATGGGGTCATGGGTTCGCTCAGTAATGTGTTAAAGCGGCATGTAAACTACACATTGCCCGTTTATTTAGAAGATACGCTGGAAAATTTATTATTATCTGCATACGAGAGCGATTCAAAAATATTACTAGCACAAGCTAGTTTCACAATTGAACGCTTAGAAATTATTGGTGATATTATTTTAATATTTCTGGTGGGCACTTTTGATGCGCTGATCGCTGCAATGAATGACGAAATGGGAATAATCAAATAA
- a CDS encoding ATP-binding response regulator — protein MNIIEQAQEKFSLLDKIPLGAFVLQSDYIVIFWNSCLEEWTKISRSQILGNSIHEYFPHLNQPRYASRLYQIFQGGPPTIFSSQLHKYIIPVPISKDKYRIQHTTVTAVSALDGDRFYALFSIEDLTDLTFRVQEYKNLRDQALAIAEQRQQAKEVAETANRIKDEFLAIVSHELRSPLNPILGWAKLLKNRSLNEATTVRALETIERNAELQAQLIEDLLDISRILQGKLALNLEIVNLVFTIEAALETVQLAAEAKSIQINLHLDREIGQVKGDSSRIQQIIWNLVSNAVKFTPSGGQVEVYLEQINSEVQLRVSDTGKGISPEFLPHVFEYFRQADSRTTRSFGGLGLGLAIVRQLVELHGGTVSAESLGEGQGATFTVSLPVFQHLELGKENQNVLENSYPFCTLYAPLEGIRLLVVDDNADTREFLAFLLEQQGAIVTIAASATEALAAIMESKPDLLLSDLGMPDVDGYTLIRKLRAMPADLGGQIPAIALTAYAAETTQKQVFTAGFQLHIAKPADPAKLVAAIAALVKN, from the coding sequence ATGAATATAATTGAACAAGCTCAGGAAAAATTTAGCCTTTTAGATAAAATTCCTTTAGGAGCTTTTGTTCTACAGTCAGATTATATTGTTATCTTTTGGAACTCCTGCTTAGAAGAATGGACAAAAATTTCGAGAAGTCAGATTTTGGGAAATTCTATACATGAATATTTTCCTCATCTGAATCAACCTCGTTACGCTAGCCGTTTGTACCAAATTTTTCAAGGTGGGCCTCCAACAATTTTTTCTTCTCAACTGCATAAATATATTATTCCAGTACCTATATCCAAAGATAAATACCGCATTCAACACACAACTGTTACTGCTGTGTCTGCATTGGATGGAGATAGATTTTATGCTCTCTTTTCAATTGAAGATTTAACAGATTTAACGTTCCGAGTTCAGGAATATAAAAACCTCCGCGATCAGGCTCTAGCAATAGCAGAACAACGGCAACAGGCAAAAGAAGTTGCTGAGACAGCAAACCGCATCAAAGATGAATTTTTAGCAATTGTCTCTCATGAACTTCGTTCCCCTCTTAATCCAATTTTGGGTTGGGCCAAGCTACTGAAAAATCGGTCATTAAACGAAGCTACTACTGTGCGTGCCCTTGAGACAATCGAACGAAATGCTGAATTACAAGCTCAGTTGATTGAAGATTTGTTGGATATCTCTCGCATTCTCCAGGGCAAGTTAGCACTTAATTTAGAAATTGTTAATCTTGTTTTTACTATTGAAGCTGCCTTAGAAACAGTGCAATTGGCAGCAGAAGCAAAGTCTATTCAAATTAATCTTCATTTGGATAGAGAAATTGGACAGGTGAAGGGTGATAGTAGTCGTATTCAACAAATTATTTGGAATCTGGTCTCTAATGCCGTTAAATTCACACCATCCGGTGGACAGGTTGAAGTCTACTTAGAACAGATTAATTCTGAGGTACAACTGAGAGTTAGTGACACGGGTAAAGGTATTAGTCCTGAATTTTTGCCACATGTATTTGAGTATTTCCGTCAGGCAGATAGTCGTACAACCCGAAGTTTTGGTGGGCTAGGGCTTGGTTTAGCAATTGTGCGCCAACTTGTCGAGTTACATGGCGGTACAGTTTCGGCAGAGAGTTTAGGAGAAGGGCAAGGTGCGACATTTACAGTTAGCCTACCCGTGTTTCAACATCTGGAATTAGGAAAGGAAAATCAGAATGTATTAGAGAATTCGTATCCATTCTGTACGCTTTATGCTCCACTAGAAGGAATACGTTTGTTAGTTGTAGATGATAATGCTGATACCCGTGAGTTTCTGGCCTTTCTATTAGAACAGCAGGGAGCAATCGTAACGATCGCAGCATCTGCCACTGAAGCACTGGCTGCAATTATGGAGTCAAAGCCAGATTTGCTGTTAAGCGATTTAGGTATGCCAGATGTTGACGGTTACACTTTGATCCGAAAGTTACGAGCAATGCCCGCCGATTTAGGTGGACAAATTCCCGCGATCGCCTTAACTGCTTACGCCGCAGAAACGACACAAAAACAGGTTTTTACAGCCGGGTTTCAACTCCATATCGCTAAACCAGCCGATCCTGCCAAACTGGTAGCTGCGATCGCAGCCCTTGTTAAGAACTGA